The following coding sequences are from one Coffea arabica cultivar ET-39 chromosome 11e, Coffea Arabica ET-39 HiFi, whole genome shotgun sequence window:
- the LOC113719418 gene encoding protein PLANT CADMIUM RESISTANCE 2-like — MYNSNLKEDLKYSAPPASYGSEFTTGIPVSTGSTQSYYSDQQSYAVKPKPQVPWSTGLCDCTSDVRNCCITCWCPCITFGQVAEIVDKGSSSCGSNGALYTLIACVTGCACFYSCFYRSKMRQQHSLHETPCGDCLVHCFCEPCALCQEYRELKNRGFEMEIGWHGNMERQNKGGVSMTAVAPTVEGGMSR; from the exons ATGTACAATTCGAATTTGAAGGAGGATCTAAAGTATTCAGCACCACCAGCTTCATACGGAAGCGAATTCACAACTGGAATTCCAGTCAGCACTGGCTCAACCCAAAGTTACTATTCAGATCAGCAAAGCTACGCTGTCAAGCCTAAACCTCAGGTCCCCTGGTCAACTGGTTTGTGTGACTGCACTTCCGATGTCCGGAACT GTTGCATCACATGCTGGTGCCCATGCATTACTTTCGGACAAGTTGCTGAGATTGTAGATAAAGGATCAAGCT CGTGTGGATCAAATGGAGCCCTTTATACACTTATTGCCTGTGTGACTGGCTGTGCCTGTTTCTACTCTTGTTTCTACCGGTCAAAGATGAGGCAGCAACACTCCTTGCATGAAACTCCCTGTGGGGATTGCTTAGTCCACTGCTTTTGTGAGCCGTGTGCCTTGTGCCAGGAGTATCGTGAGCTGAAAAATCGAGGATTTGAGATGGAAATTG GATGGCATGGAAACATGGAGAGGCAGAATAAAGGAGGAGTTTCAATGACCGCAGTGGCTCCTACAGTTGAAGGAGGGATGAGCAGATAA